A window of the Coturnix japonica isolate 7356 chromosome 12, Coturnix japonica 2.1, whole genome shotgun sequence genome harbors these coding sequences:
- the RRP9 gene encoding U3 small nucleolar RNA-interacting protein 2 isoform X2 produces MAAAGRRARAARRRRRPQVSGPGAEGKSRPPPPRSRDEEVSSEEEAESAAARRRRDEAAAEEELEETPQEKKLRLAKLYLEELRRLEEERADEEEDEGAAGFPGDLVGERLKEDVLEQQGRLRRPAAQDVCPPAPAAIRVLRGHQHSVTCLVVSPDDKFIFSAAKDGSVIKWEVESGKRLCVVPGGKKGVEGQPMGHTAHVLCIAISSDGKYLATGDRDKLILIWEAATCKRLYTFTGHRDAVSGLSFRKGTYQLYSASHDRSVKVWNVEENAYVETLGSIDCIQLINEEHMVSGADDGSVALWGLAKKKPLALVRQSHGTQGSAQDLQQPYWVSAVAALLNSDLVATGSHSGCVKLWKCGEGFQKLEPICDIPLAGFVNSLKFSSAGDFLVAGIGQEHRLGRWWRIKEAKNSICIIPLKCRAVVPGPMADENS; encoded by the exons atggcggcggcggggcggcgtGCGAGAGCGGCGCGGCGGCGCCGGCGGCCGCAGGTGTCG GGTCCGGGCGCCGAAGGGAAGTCCCGTCCGCCGCCGCCCCGGAGCCGTGACGAGGAGGTGTCCAGcgaagaggaggctgagag CGCGGCCGCGAGGCGACGGCGGGACGAGGCGGCGGCCgaagaggagctggaggagacGCCGCAGGAGAAGAAGCTGCGCCTGGCCAAGCTGTACCTGGAGGAGCTGCGGCGGCTCG AGGAAGAGCGGGCGGACGAGGAGGAGGACGAAGGGGCCGCGGGCTTCCCGGGGGACCTTGTCGGCGAGCGCCTGAAGGAGGACGTG CTCGAGCAGCAGGGCCGACTGCGACGCCCCGCGGCGCAGGAC GTGTGTCCTCCGGCCCCAGCTGCCATCCGAGTATTGCGGGGGCACCAGCATTCGGTCACTTGCCTCGTCGTCTCTCCGGATGACAAGTTCATCTTTTCAGCTGCTAAGGATGGTTCTGTCATCAAAT GGGAGGTGGAGAGTGGGAAGAGACTCTGCGTGGTGCCTGGGGGCAAGAAAGGCGTGGAGGGGCAACCCATGGGGCACACAGCCCACGTTCTCTGCATTGCCATCTCATCGGACGGCAAGTACCTG GCTACAGGAGACAGAGACAAGCTGATTCTGATCTGGGAGGCAGCCACCTGCAAGCGCCTTTATACATTCACTGGTCATCGTGATGCCGTGTCG GGCTTGTCCTTCCGGAAGGGCACGTACCAGTTATATAGTGCATCCCATGACCGCTCTGTCAAGGTCTGGAATGTGGAGGAGAATGCTTATGTGGAAACCCT GGGCTCCATTGACTGCATCCAGCTCATCAATGAGGAGCACATGGTGTCAGGTGCTGATGATGG GTCAGTGGCCCTGTGGGGGCTGGCGAAGAAGAAGCCACTGGCGCTGGTGAGGCAATCGCATGGGACGCAGGGCTCTGCCCAGGATCTGCAGCAGCCGTACTGGGTATCTGCAGTGGCTGCCTTACTCAACAGCGACCTTGTGGCTACAG GTTCCCATAGTGGCTGTGTGAAGTTGTGGAAGTGTGGCGAGGGATTTCAGAAGCTGGAGCCCATCTGTGATATCCCATTG GCTGGCTTTGTCAACAGCCTGAAGTTCTCATCAGCGGGAGACTTTCTGGTGGCTGGCATTGGGCAGGAGCACCG GTTGGGCCGATGGTGGAGGATAAAAGAAGCCAAGAATTCCATCTGCATCATTCCCCTTAAATGTAGAGCTGTAGTCCCTGGTCCCATGGCAGATGAAAACTCCTAG
- the RRP9 gene encoding U3 small nucleolar RNA-interacting protein 2 isoform X1: MAAAGRRARAARRRRRPQVSGPGAEGKSRPPPPRSRDEEVSSEEEAESAAARRRRDEAAAEEELEETPQEKKLRLAKLYLEELRRLEEERADEEEDEGAAGFPGDLVGERLKEDVLEQQGRLRRPAAQDVCPPAPAAIRVLRGHQHSVTCLVVSPDDKFIFSAAKDGSVIKWEVESGKRLCVVPGGKKGVEGQPMGHTAHVLCIAISSDGKYLATGDRDKLILIWEAATCKRLYTFTGHRDAVSGLSFRKGTYQLYSASHDRSVKVWNVEENAYVETLFGHQDIITGMDSLSRECCVTSGGRDGTVRFWKIPEESQLIFYGHQGSIDCIQLINEEHMVSGADDGSVALWGLAKKKPLALVRQSHGTQGSAQDLQQPYWVSAVAALLNSDLVATGSHSGCVKLWKCGEGFQKLEPICDIPLAGFVNSLKFSSAGDFLVAGIGQEHRLGRWWRIKEAKNSICIIPLKCRAVVPGPMADENS, encoded by the exons atggcggcggcggggcggcgtGCGAGAGCGGCGCGGCGGCGCCGGCGGCCGCAGGTGTCG GGTCCGGGCGCCGAAGGGAAGTCCCGTCCGCCGCCGCCCCGGAGCCGTGACGAGGAGGTGTCCAGcgaagaggaggctgagag CGCGGCCGCGAGGCGACGGCGGGACGAGGCGGCGGCCgaagaggagctggaggagacGCCGCAGGAGAAGAAGCTGCGCCTGGCCAAGCTGTACCTGGAGGAGCTGCGGCGGCTCG AGGAAGAGCGGGCGGACGAGGAGGAGGACGAAGGGGCCGCGGGCTTCCCGGGGGACCTTGTCGGCGAGCGCCTGAAGGAGGACGTG CTCGAGCAGCAGGGCCGACTGCGACGCCCCGCGGCGCAGGAC GTGTGTCCTCCGGCCCCAGCTGCCATCCGAGTATTGCGGGGGCACCAGCATTCGGTCACTTGCCTCGTCGTCTCTCCGGATGACAAGTTCATCTTTTCAGCTGCTAAGGATGGTTCTGTCATCAAAT GGGAGGTGGAGAGTGGGAAGAGACTCTGCGTGGTGCCTGGGGGCAAGAAAGGCGTGGAGGGGCAACCCATGGGGCACACAGCCCACGTTCTCTGCATTGCCATCTCATCGGACGGCAAGTACCTG GCTACAGGAGACAGAGACAAGCTGATTCTGATCTGGGAGGCAGCCACCTGCAAGCGCCTTTATACATTCACTGGTCATCGTGATGCCGTGTCG GGCTTGTCCTTCCGGAAGGGCACGTACCAGTTATATAGTGCATCCCATGACCGCTCTGTCAAGGTCTGGAATGTGGAGGAGAATGCTTATGTGGAAACCCT TTTTGGGCACCAGGACATCATCACAGGGATGGACAGCCTGAGTCGGGAGTGCTGTGTGACCTCAGGGGGGCGGGATGGCACCGTGCGTTTCTGGAAGATCCCCGAGGAGTCACAGCTCATTTTCTATGGGCATCA GGGCTCCATTGACTGCATCCAGCTCATCAATGAGGAGCACATGGTGTCAGGTGCTGATGATGG GTCAGTGGCCCTGTGGGGGCTGGCGAAGAAGAAGCCACTGGCGCTGGTGAGGCAATCGCATGGGACGCAGGGCTCTGCCCAGGATCTGCAGCAGCCGTACTGGGTATCTGCAGTGGCTGCCTTACTCAACAGCGACCTTGTGGCTACAG GTTCCCATAGTGGCTGTGTGAAGTTGTGGAAGTGTGGCGAGGGATTTCAGAAGCTGGAGCCCATCTGTGATATCCCATTG GCTGGCTTTGTCAACAGCCTGAAGTTCTCATCAGCGGGAGACTTTCTGGTGGCTGGCATTGGGCAGGAGCACCG GTTGGGCCGATGGTGGAGGATAAAAGAAGCCAAGAATTCCATCTGCATCATTCCCCTTAAATGTAGAGCTGTAGTCCCTGGTCCCATGGCAGATGAAAACTCCTAG